From a region of the Panicum virgatum strain AP13 chromosome 2K, P.virgatum_v5, whole genome shotgun sequence genome:
- the LOC120695882 gene encoding uncharacterized protein LOC120695882 yields the protein MELFERARTVRLRSHHDKYLYADEDEAHVIQDRNAASPNARWVVEPVPHSPGVLRLRSRYGRYLSASNEPFLLGVSGRKVLQTLPHRLDSSVEWVPVRDDGGGRERARGARLRTRYGNFLRANAGLPPWRNSVTHDTPHRHAGWVVWDVEVVQAILAGPDSSDAGAGAGADDPSPAPPYKPPSRSPSPSPAPVPTSALRPPPHHREEHSAPFRAQPPPPPPGYIAPPAPGLYRLESTESFSVPLHKVEGRAIHYHIGDDDGDVSPDEEPSYLTFNGTSLEELLEMLKEETGLQDAIMCSRSPINGKLLPLRLQLPPNNAAVHIVLVRESSKVAKAFA from the exons atggAGCTGTTCGAGCGCGCCAGGACGGTGCGGCTGCGGAGCCACCACGACAAGTACCTGTACGCGGACGAGGACGAGGCGCACGTGATCCAGGACCGGAACGCGGCGTCCCCGAACGCGCGGTGGGTGGTGGAGCCGGTCCCGCACTCCCCCGGCGTGCTCCGCCTCCGCAGCCGCTACGGCCGCTACCTCTCCGCCTCCAACGAGCCCTTCCTCCTCGGCGTCTCCGGCCGCAAGGTGCTCCAGACCCTGCCCCACCGACTCGACTCCTCCGTCGAGTGGGTGCCCGtccgcgacgacggcggcggcagagagCGCGCCCGCGGCGCGCGCCTCCGCACCCGGTACGGCaacttcctccgcgccaacgcggGGCTCCCGCCGTGGAGGAACTCCGTGACTCACGACACCCCGCACCGGCACGCCGGGTGGGTCGTCTGGGACGTCGAGGTCGTCCAGGCCATCTTGGCCGGACCCGACTCCTCcgatgccggcgccggcgccggcgccgacgacccCTCTCCCGCGCCACCGTACAAGCCTCCCTCCCGATCACCGTCGCCGTCTCCCGCTCCCGTGCCGACATCCGCTctgaggccgccgccgcaccatcgGGAAGAGCACTCGGCGCCGTTCAGAGcgcagcccccgccgccgccgccgggctacATCGCGCCCCCCGCTCCTGGCCTGTACAGGCTCGAG TCGACGGAGTCCTTCTCGGTGCCGCTTCACAAGGTGGAGGGGCGAGCGATCCACTACCACATCGGGGACGACGACGGGGATGTGAGCCCGGACGAGGAGCCGAGCTACCTGACGTTCAACGGGACGAGCCTGGAGGAgctgctggagatgctgaagGAGGAGACGGGGCTCCAGGATGCGATCATGTGCTCCCGTAGCCCCATCAATGGGAAGCTCCTGCCACTCCGTCTGCAGCTGCCGCCGAACAACGCCGCCGTGCACATCGTGCTCGTGCGGGAGTCGTCAAAAG